One window of bacterium (Candidatus Blackallbacteria) CG13_big_fil_rev_8_21_14_2_50_49_14 genomic DNA carries:
- a CDS encoding L-asparaginase, protein MQRFKRAILTHGGAGSNPQNSDGPQAAAVQGLALLEQGQSALAAAVQAVKYLEDDPRFNAGTGSRLRADGKTMQMDASCMTSAGQFGAVACVEDVQNPIDLAQGVLLYSPCILLVADGARLFAQQQAIPFWTTRQSPKSNPQANHHPSPDQAPACDTVGAVTFDGKVFAAALSSGGLAQAALGRVGDVPLPGCGLFCGPEGAVACTGDGEFIALKLLAKEVYNWLAELSPTEAAAKALSLFDPSVDIGLIILTKNDFAAQSRNGMAWSQQTERD, encoded by the coding sequence ATGCAGCGTTTTAAACGAGCGATCTTAACCCACGGGGGTGCAGGCTCAAATCCCCAGAATTCAGACGGCCCTCAAGCCGCAGCCGTTCAGGGCTTGGCTCTTCTGGAGCAGGGCCAATCCGCTTTGGCAGCCGCAGTTCAGGCTGTCAAATACTTAGAAGACGATCCCCGCTTCAATGCGGGCACAGGCTCGCGTCTGCGCGCCGATGGTAAAACCATGCAAATGGATGCCTCCTGCATGACCAGCGCAGGCCAATTTGGTGCCGTGGCCTGTGTCGAAGATGTTCAAAACCCGATTGATTTGGCCCAGGGGGTCTTGCTCTACTCGCCCTGCATTCTGCTGGTGGCAGACGGGGCCCGATTATTTGCCCAGCAGCAGGCCATTCCGTTTTGGACTACCCGCCAAAGCCCCAAATCCAATCCCCAAGCCAACCATCATCCCAGCCCAGATCAGGCCCCGGCCTGCGATACCGTTGGGGCCGTGACCTTCGATGGCAAAGTCTTTGCCGCAGCACTTAGTTCCGGTGGACTCGCTCAAGCTGCCCTCGGGCGTGTTGGCGATGTGCCGCTGCCGGGCTGTGGCCTCTTTTGTGGCCCAGAGGGGGCCGTGGCCTGCACCGGCGACGGTGAGTTTATTGCCCTCAAGCTCTTGGCCAAAGAAGTCTACAATTGGCTGGCTGAGCTTAGCCCCACAGAGGCCGCAGCCAAAGCCCTCAGTCTTTTCGACCCCAGCGTGGATATTGGCTTGATTATCCTCACCAAAAATGACTTTGCCGCCCAGTCTCGCAATGGCATGGCTTGGTCGCAGCAAACAGAGAGAGACTAA